A genomic stretch from Dissulfurispira thermophila includes:
- a CDS encoding acetyl-CoA carboxylase carboxyltransferase subunit alpha encodes MGYYLDFEKPLEELETKIEELKKLSDGTEIDIASEIKRLEKKAKELRIEIFSNLTPWQKTMIARHPERPYTLDYISMIADDFIELHGDRRFADDPAIVGGVGKINGISMVIIGHQKGRGTKERIYRNFGQPNPEGYRKALRLMKLAERFRMPIVTFIDTPGAYPGIGAEERGQAEAIATNLMEMSRLRTPIVSIVIGEGGSGGALALSVADRLYMLEHSVYSVISPEGCAAILWRKGGELTPDDFSKAAEALKLTADDLKSFKIIDDIIAEPLGGAHREPEVTAKNILEFISKALETLQQKSPSKLIEERYKKMRKIGSLISSTPST; translated from the coding sequence ATGGGTTATTATCTTGATTTTGAAAAACCACTGGAAGAACTCGAAACAAAGATAGAGGAATTAAAAAAGCTTTCTGACGGTACAGAAATAGATATAGCGTCAGAAATAAAGCGTCTCGAAAAGAAGGCAAAGGAATTACGCATTGAGATATTTTCAAATCTTACCCCCTGGCAAAAGACAATGATAGCTCGGCATCCTGAAAGACCTTATACACTTGATTACATTAGTATGATAGCCGATGACTTCATTGAATTGCATGGTGATAGGAGATTTGCAGATGACCCTGCTATTGTAGGAGGGGTCGGAAAGATTAACGGCATCTCCATGGTTATTATTGGACACCAAAAAGGCAGAGGAACAAAAGAGCGTATATACAGAAATTTTGGTCAGCCAAATCCTGAAGGATATAGAAAGGCTCTCAGACTGATGAAATTAGCAGAGAGATTCAGGATGCCAATAGTTACTTTTATAGACACACCAGGAGCCTATCCAGGAATAGGCGCAGAAGAAAGGGGGCAGGCAGAGGCAATTGCAACAAATCTTATGGAAATGTCCAGACTTAGAACCCCGATAGTTTCCATAGTAATAGGCGAAGGCGGAAGCGGTGGAGCCCTTGCCTTGAGTGTTGCAGATAGGCTGTATATGCTGGAGCACTCTGTTTATTCTGTAATCTCGCCAGAGGGATGTGCTGCCATATTATGGAGAAAAGGCGGTGAACTAACGCCTGATGACTTTTCAAAGGCAGCAGAGGCGCTCAAACTCACTGCTGATGATTTAAAATCATTCAAGATTATTGATGATATAATTGCAGAGCCTCTGGGCGGTGCACACAGAGAGCCAGAAGTAACAGCAAAAAATATATTGGAATTTATCTCAAAAGCACTGGAAACCCTCCAGCAAAAAAGCCCCTCAAAGTTAATAGAAGAGAGATATAAAAAGATGAGAAAAATTGGAAGCCTTATCAGTTCCACGCCGTCCACTTGA
- a CDS encoding YkgJ family cysteine cluster protein: MLSMKYVEPVRLSLDTKFKFRCHKGISCFTKCCSNIDIMLTPYDIIRLKNRLGISSGEFLANYTYVEIDEKTSHPFIFLKMNEDKERKCPFVTADGCTIYSDRPANCRYYPVGQASLKKMDEKINEPITEEFYFFIKEPHCLGFNEDVEWTIKSWRDDQGVDIYDDMNRGWKEILFRRNLPGNSLDEKKQKAFYMACYDVDRFRRFIFESKFLETFDVDEKILEKIKNDETELMKFGFEYTKYILMMQETLKLKTKD; this comes from the coding sequence ATGTTAAGTATGAAGTATGTCGAGCCTGTGAGGCTTTCTCTGGATACAAAGTTTAAGTTCAGGTGTCACAAGGGTATAAGTTGTTTTACAAAATGCTGTAGCAATATAGACATAATGTTAACACCTTATGACATCATAAGGTTAAAAAACAGATTGGGAATATCATCAGGTGAATTTCTGGCAAATTATACTTATGTAGAAATAGATGAGAAGACATCACATCCCTTTATATTTCTGAAGATGAATGAAGATAAAGAAAGGAAATGTCCTTTTGTGACTGCGGATGGATGCACTATATATTCAGACAGACCGGCAAATTGCAGATATTATCCTGTTGGACAGGCTTCCCTCAAAAAAATGGATGAGAAGATAAACGAACCTATTACAGAGGAGTTTTATTTTTTTATAAAAGAGCCCCATTGCCTCGGCTTTAATGAAGATGTGGAGTGGACAATAAAAAGCTGGAGAGATGACCAGGGGGTTGATATTTATGACGATATGAACAGGGGATGGAAGGAAATCTTGTTCAGGAGAAATCTCCCTGGCAATTCATTAGATGAAAAAAAACAGAAGGCATTTTATATGGCTTGCTATGATGTTGACAGATTTAGGAGATTTATATTTGAAAGTAAATTTCTTGAGACATTTGATGTTGATGAGAAGATATTGGAAAAAATAAAAAATGATGAGACTGAACTAATGAAGTTTGGATTTGAATATACAAAATATATCTTGATGATGCAAGAAACTTTGAAACTCAAGACAAAAGACTAA
- the rlmN gene encoding 23S rRNA (adenine(2503)-C(2))-methyltransferase RlmN: MKKINLKALSKQQLESFIKEYGLPSFRSKQVLHWIYEKYVQSIEDITELSKDLRERLSENAYISNLELLDRQVSKDGTEKFLFGLEDGETIESVLIPDEDRLTLCISSQVGCAMACRFCLTGQLGLRRNLKSHEIIDQIISVSRLKERAITNIVLMGMGEPLSNFDNVVEALWRTTDLMKISQRRITLSTSGIVPKILELPLKAPLINLAISLNATTDEVRDYIMPINKTYPIKELLNACRKFPLPQRKRITFEYVLLKNINDSPDDAKRLINLLTGIPSKINLIPFNPYEGSEFQRPDDMQVLNFQGVLIKGHITAIIRKSKGQDIMAACGQLRARYMA; encoded by the coding sequence ATAAAAAAAATCAATCTCAAGGCATTATCAAAACAGCAACTGGAATCATTCATTAAAGAATATGGTCTTCCTTCTTTCAGGTCAAAACAGGTATTGCATTGGATATATGAAAAATATGTTCAATCTATTGAAGATATTACGGAATTATCAAAGGATTTAAGAGAAAGGCTTTCTGAAAATGCATATATAAGCAATCTCGAATTGCTTGATAGACAGGTATCAAAAGACGGTACAGAAAAATTTCTTTTTGGGCTTGAAGATGGGGAGACAATAGAGAGTGTTCTTATCCCTGATGAAGACCGCCTGACCCTTTGTATTTCATCTCAGGTTGGCTGTGCAATGGCATGTAGATTCTGCCTTACAGGTCAATTAGGCTTGAGAAGGAATTTAAAGTCGCATGAAATTATTGATCAGATAATATCAGTAAGTAGGCTTAAAGAAAGGGCAATTACCAACATTGTCTTGATGGGTATGGGAGAGCCATTGTCGAATTTTGACAATGTTGTAGAGGCATTGTGGAGGACCACAGATTTAATGAAAATTTCTCAGAGAAGGATAACCCTTTCTACGTCAGGTATTGTACCTAAAATTCTTGAACTTCCATTAAAGGCACCGCTGATAAATCTTGCCATATCACTTAATGCCACTACAGATGAAGTAAGGGATTATATAATGCCAATTAATAAGACATATCCAATCAAAGAACTGTTAAATGCATGCCGCAAATTTCCATTGCCTCAGAGGAAAAGGATAACATTTGAATATGTATTGTTGAAAAATATCAATGACTCACCTGATGACGCAAAAAGACTCATAAATCTTTTAACGGGCATACCATCAAAGATAAATCTTATACCATTCAATCCATACGAAGGCTCTGAGTTCCAAAGGCCTGATGATATGCAAGTTTTAAACTTCCAAGGCGTACTTATCAAAGGTCATATCACTGCCATAATAAGAAAGAGTAAGGGACAGGATATTATGGCGGCTTGTGGACAACTAAGGGCGAGGTATATGGCATAA
- the ahcY gene encoding adenosylhomocysteinase, with protein sequence MVRHHIKDIGLANKGKLRIEWAAQEMPVLKSIAERFRKEKPLKGIRVTACLHVTTETASLMETLKAGGAEIALCASNPLSTQDDVAASLVKNSGISVFAIKGEDTKTYYRHIKDSLSIKPQITMDDGADVVSTLHKEEKALLKYVIGGTEETTTGVIRLKAMAADGALQYPIIAVNDAYTKHLFDNRYGTGQSTVDGIIRATNRLIAGSVFVVAGYGWCGRGVAMRAKGHGARVIVTEIDPLKALEATMDGYEVMSIKEASRIGDIFVTATGNINVISKECFSVMKDGAIVCNTGHFNVEIDIESLKMLSKTKRIIRDYVEEYTLKNGRRIYVLGEGRLINLAAAEGHPSAVMDMSFANQALCAEYMVKNAKKLQKTVYSVPESIDKEIARLKLKAMGIKVDTLTAEQKKYLQSWEMGT encoded by the coding sequence ATGGTAAGGCATCATATAAAAGATATTGGTCTCGCAAATAAAGGTAAGCTGCGTATAGAATGGGCTGCACAGGAAATGCCTGTTTTAAAAAGCATTGCTGAAAGGTTTAGAAAAGAAAAACCCCTTAAAGGTATCAGGGTTACTGCATGCCTTCATGTCACAACAGAAACAGCAAGTCTTATGGAAACACTCAAGGCAGGTGGTGCAGAGATAGCCCTCTGTGCATCCAATCCATTAAGCACACAGGATGATGTGGCGGCATCCCTTGTAAAAAACTCAGGTATTTCGGTCTTTGCGATAAAAGGCGAGGACACAAAGACATATTACAGACACATCAAGGATTCTCTATCAATTAAACCCCAGATAACTATGGATGACGGAGCTGATGTTGTATCCACACTTCACAAGGAAGAAAAGGCTCTTCTTAAGTATGTTATTGGAGGCACAGAAGAGACAACAACAGGTGTTATCAGGCTTAAGGCAATGGCTGCTGACGGAGCCCTTCAATATCCAATAATTGCCGTGAATGATGCCTATACAAAACATCTCTTTGACAACCGTTACGGTACAGGTCAGAGCACAGTGGACGGAATAATAAGGGCAACAAACAGATTGATTGCAGGCTCTGTGTTTGTTGTGGCTGGATATGGCTGGTGCGGAAGGGGAGTTGCTATGAGAGCAAAGGGACACGGAGCAAGGGTAATCGTCACAGAGATAGACCCATTGAAGGCACTTGAAGCAACAATGGATGGCTATGAGGTAATGTCCATAAAGGAGGCTTCGAGGATTGGAGACATATTTGTTACTGCAACAGGGAATATCAATGTTATTTCAAAGGAATGTTTTTCGGTTATGAAGGATGGAGCAATAGTCTGCAATACAGGACATTTTAATGTTGAGATCGACATTGAAAGTCTGAAGATGCTTTCAAAAACAAAGAGAATCATCAGGGACTATGTAGAAGAATATACACTTAAAAATGGCAGGCGCATTTATGTTCTTGGCGAAGGAAGGCTTATAAATCTTGCTGCAGCAGAAGGTCATCCATCTGCAGTTATGGATATGAGTTTTGCAAATCAAGCACTGTGTGCTGAGTACATGGTAAAGAATGCAAAAAAACTCCAAAAGACAGTTTACAGCGTTCCTGAAAGCATAGATAAAGAAATAGCTCGACTTAAATTAAAGGCAATGGGTATTAAGGTTGACACTTTAACGGCTGAACAGAAGAAATACCTCCAGAGTTGGGAGATGGGAACATAA
- the metK gene encoding methionine adenosyltransferase, with protein sequence MASISNGRDFLFTSESVTEGHPDKIADQISDAVLDAILAEDPVARVACECLVTTGMAFVAGEITTSCYVHIPDIVRETIKDIGYTRAKYGFDYETCAVITSIDKQSTDIAMGVDTGGAGDQGLMFGFACDETPELMPMPIMLAHKLTRKLTEVRKKDILGYLRPDGKSQVSIEYKDGRPYKVRTIVISSQHSPDITLKEMREDIIEKVIKPVIPSELLDEENVTYHINPTGRFVIGGPQGDTGLTGRKIIVDTYGGVGSHGGGCFSGKDPSKVDRSASYMARYIAKNIVASGIASRCEIQLAYAIGVPEPVSVFVDTFGTGKIADTEISKLIVKNFDMTPKGIIEKLDLRRPIYRKTAAYGHFGRNEEGFTWENVDMADTLRKQAGV encoded by the coding sequence ATGGCGAGTATAAGTAATGGAAGAGACTTTTTATTTACTTCTGAGTCTGTTACAGAAGGACATCCTGATAAGATTGCAGACCAGATATCGGATGCAGTTTTAGATGCCATATTAGCAGAGGATCCCGTAGCAAGGGTTGCATGTGAATGTCTTGTTACAACAGGAATGGCATTTGTCGCAGGAGAAATAACTACGAGCTGTTATGTCCATATACCTGATATTGTGAGGGAAACTATAAAAGACATAGGATATACAAGGGCAAAGTATGGTTTTGACTATGAGACATGTGCAGTAATCACATCTATAGACAAACAGTCTACTGATATTGCAATGGGAGTTGACACAGGAGGTGCAGGAGATCAAGGACTGATGTTTGGGTTTGCATGTGACGAAACACCTGAACTAATGCCAATGCCTATCATGCTTGCACACAAACTCACAAGAAAGCTCACAGAGGTCAGGAAAAAAGACATACTTGGTTATCTCAGGCCTGACGGAAAATCGCAGGTATCCATTGAATATAAAGATGGCAGACCATATAAGGTGCGCACAATTGTTATATCATCACAACACAGCCCTGACATAACCTTAAAAGAGATGAGGGAGGATATTATAGAGAAGGTTATAAAACCTGTCATTCCTTCTGAACTCCTTGATGAAGAAAATGTAACTTATCACATAAATCCAACAGGTAGGTTTGTTATTGGAGGTCCACAGGGGGATACAGGATTAACAGGTAGAAAGATTATAGTTGACACCTATGGAGGAGTAGGAAGTCATGGAGGCGGATGCTTTTCGGGCAAGGACCCTTCAAAGGTTGATAGGTCAGCATCGTATATGGCAAGGTATATTGCCAAAAATATCGTGGCATCTGGTATAGCATCAAGGTGTGAAATTCAGCTTGCTTATGCTATCGGCGTGCCTGAACCTGTATCTGTTTTTGTAGATACTTTTGGTACAGGAAAAATAGCTGACACAGAGATATCAAAGCTTATAGTGAAAAACTTCGATATGACACCAAAAGGGATTATAGAAAAACTCGACCTCAGAAGACCTATATACAGAAAGACAGCAGCTTATGGCCACTTTGGAAGAAATGAAGAAGGATTTACATGGGAAAATGTAGATATGGCTGATACATTGAGAAAACAGGCAGGCGTGTAA
- a CDS encoding aspartate-semialdehyde dehydrogenase encodes MLKKKDRYVVAVVGATGAVGNEMIAVLEEREFPVEKLRLFASEKSEGKTLQFEGSEIPVEVLNEDSFKGIDIALFSAGAERSKIWAPIAAKSGCVVVDNSSQWRMEPDVPLVVPEVNAHDLKWHKGIIANPNCSTIQMVVALKPIHDVAKIKRVVVTTFQAVSGTGKKAMDELLQQTADLLNFREIQKNVYPHQIAFNVLPHIDKFLENGYTKEEMKMVNETKKIMGDNSIKVTATTVRVPVFRGHSESINIETEKKIMPNEVRSILSKSPGIVVLDAPEKNVYPLPIDVAGKDPVYVGRIREDESIDNGINMWVVSDNLRKGAALNAVQIAEELIKTGNR; translated from the coding sequence ATGTTGAAAAAGAAAGACAGATATGTAGTAGCTGTTGTCGGAGCTACGGGCGCAGTAGGCAATGAGATGATAGCTGTTCTTGAGGAACGGGAATTTCCTGTAGAAAAACTCAGGCTTTTTGCATCAGAAAAATCCGAAGGAAAGACACTCCAGTTTGAGGGTAGTGAAATCCCTGTGGAAGTCCTTAATGAAGATTCCTTTAAGGGAATAGACATAGCCCTTTTTTCTGCTGGTGCCGAGAGGTCAAAGATATGGGCACCAATTGCAGCAAAATCAGGTTGTGTTGTGGTGGATAATTCGAGTCAATGGAGGATGGAACCTGATGTGCCGCTTGTTGTCCCAGAAGTTAATGCCCATGACCTTAAATGGCATAAAGGTATTATTGCGAACCCAAACTGTTCAACAATACAGATGGTAGTTGCATTAAAGCCAATACATGATGTGGCAAAGATAAAAAGGGTGGTTGTCACAACCTTTCAAGCTGTCTCCGGAACCGGCAAAAAGGCAATGGATGAATTATTGCAGCAGACAGCAGACCTACTGAATTTCAGAGAGATACAAAAAAATGTCTATCCTCATCAGATAGCATTTAATGTGTTGCCTCATATTGATAAATTTCTCGAAAACGGTTACACAAAGGAAGAGATGAAAATGGTAAATGAGACTAAGAAGATAATGGGAGACAATTCTATAAAGGTTACTGCAACAACAGTGAGGGTGCCTGTATTTAGAGGTCATTCAGAATCCATAAATATAGAAACAGAAAAAAAGATAATGCCGAATGAAGTAAGGTCAATACTCTCAAAGTCTCCAGGCATTGTTGTTCTGGATGCTCCAGAAAAGAATGTGTATCCTTTGCCAATTGATGTGGCAGGTAAAGACCCTGTGTATGTTGGAAGGATCAGGGAGGACGAGTCTATTGATAATGGAATAAATATGTGGGTTGTTTCGGATAATTTAAGAAAAGGTGCTGCATTAAATGCAGTGCAGATAGCAGAAGAACTTATAAAAACGGGTAACAGGTAA
- a CDS encoding 3-isopropylmalate dehydrogenase, translating into MKKSYDIAVIPGDGTGPEVIAEGIKVLNTASSRFGFNLNFNYYDFGGDRYLKTGETLPDSAIDELKKFDAIYLGAIGHPDVKPGILEKGILLRLRFELDQYVNLRPVKLYPGVECPLKDKGPEHIDFVVVRENTEGLYAGAGGVLKKGTPDEVAIQESINTRKGVERCIRYAFEYCKKRHKMNKLTLCGKTNVLTFAFDLWERTFYEVAKQYPEIEVDYAHVDAITMWFVKNPEWFDVIVTDNMFGDIITDLGAMIQGGMGIAAGGNINPEGVSMFEPIGGSAPKYKGKNIINPLAAICAGGMMLEHIGEDKAGKMIEKAVMEVTGKHLKSLAAGKMGFSTTEVGDMVAKYVLDIKE; encoded by the coding sequence ATGAAAAAATCATACGATATTGCGGTTATTCCTGGTGATGGCACAGGTCCGGAGGTTATAGCTGAAGGAATAAAAGTTCTTAATACAGCTTCCTCAAGATTTGGATTCAACCTGAATTTCAATTATTATGATTTTGGAGGAGACAGATACCTAAAGACAGGGGAAACGCTTCCTGATAGTGCCATAGATGAGCTTAAAAAGTTTGATGCTATTTATCTTGGTGCAATTGGTCATCCTGATGTCAAGCCGGGAATCCTTGAGAAAGGTATTTTATTGAGGCTGAGGTTTGAACTCGACCAGTATGTAAATCTGAGACCTGTAAAACTATATCCTGGGGTTGAATGTCCTTTAAAGGACAAGGGTCCTGAACATATTGATTTTGTTGTTGTGAGGGAAAATACAGAAGGACTTTATGCAGGTGCAGGAGGCGTGCTCAAAAAAGGGACACCTGATGAAGTTGCTATTCAGGAGTCGATAAATACAAGAAAAGGTGTAGAACGGTGTATAAGGTATGCTTTTGAATATTGCAAAAAGAGACATAAAATGAACAAGCTTACATTATGCGGAAAGACCAATGTCCTGACATTTGCCTTTGATCTCTGGGAAAGGACATTTTATGAGGTTGCAAAACAATACCCTGAGATAGAGGTTGATTATGCACATGTAGATGCTATAACAATGTGGTTTGTTAAAAACCCTGAGTGGTTTGATGTTATTGTAACAGACAATATGTTTGGAGATATTATTACTGACTTGGGTGCAATGATACAGGGAGGTATGGGGATTGCTGCAGGAGGGAATATAAATCCTGAAGGTGTTTCTATGTTTGAGCCAATTGGTGGCTCTGCACCAAAGTACAAAGGCAAAAATATTATTAATCCACTTGCTGCTATATGTGCAGGAGGCATGATGCTTGAGCATATTGGAGAGGATAAGGCAGGAAAGATGATTGAAAAAGCAGTTATGGAGGTTACAGGAAAACACCTCAAAAGTCTTGCAGCAGGAAAGATGGGATTCTCAACAACAGAGGTTGGAGATATGGTGGCAAAATATGTATTGGATATAAAGGAGTAA
- the leuD gene encoding 3-isopropylmalate dehydratase small subunit codes for MLLKGKVWRFGDDIDTDAIIPARYLNTSDPLELARHVMEDANKEFPNKVKTGDIIVAGKNFGCGSSREHAPIAIKAAGIQAVIAKSFARIFYRNSFNIGLPIFESEDASEKIKEGDVVEIDADKGIIKNLSTNEQYTAKPIPPFMQELIVAGGLIEWTKKKIKGVAA; via the coding sequence ATGCTTTTAAAAGGGAAGGTCTGGAGATTTGGCGATGATATAGATACAGACGCAATAATTCCTGCAAGATACCTTAATACATCTGATCCTCTCGAGCTCGCAAGGCATGTTATGGAGGATGCTAATAAAGAATTTCCAAATAAAGTAAAAACAGGAGATATAATAGTTGCAGGCAAAAATTTCGGGTGTGGTTCCTCAAGAGAGCATGCCCCGATTGCTATAAAGGCTGCTGGCATTCAAGCAGTTATCGCAAAAAGCTTTGCAAGGATATTCTATCGTAATTCCTTTAATATAGGTCTCCCTATATTTGAATCAGAAGATGCATCAGAGAAAATCAAAGAAGGAGATGTTGTCGAGATAGATGCTGATAAAGGTATCATAAAAAATCTCTCCACTAACGAACAATATACAGCAAAACCAATACCTCCATTTATGCAGGAATTGATTGTAGCTGGTGGTTTGATAGAGTGGACAAAGAAAAAAATAAAGGGAGTTGCAGCATGA
- the miaA gene encoding tRNA (adenosine(37)-N6)-dimethylallyltransferase MiaA, which yields MGKVIILLGPTGVGKTAVSILIARHLDTEVISADSMQIYKHMDIGTAKPSIEEQQVVKHHMIDIVEPWEHYSTGEYIKAVRPILENLQKDKKIPIIVGGTGLYIKAMTRGIFKGPSADWDLRNKLLEIDKGLPGYLYEYLKSLDPVAASKIMPADTRRIIRALEVCLKTNSVISEMHQLLTQPLPYEFIKIGITRDRKELYRMIEQRVDKMINAGLVDEVKNVIQMIKEHFSRSGLNSSLSSMQAIGYKEIAAHLDGELSLDEAITLIKKRSKNYAKRQFTWFKKEDDIKWINATGIQDPSEMFKKVLQFIHA from the coding sequence ATGGGAAAAGTAATCATTCTTCTCGGCCCAACAGGTGTTGGCAAAACAGCAGTCTCAATCCTTATTGCAAGACACCTTGATACCGAGGTTATAAGCGCAGACTCAATGCAAATTTATAAACACATGGATATAGGAACAGCAAAGCCATCCATAGAAGAGCAACAAGTAGTCAAACATCATATGATAGACATTGTGGAACCATGGGAGCATTATAGCACAGGAGAATATATAAAGGCTGTCCGTCCTATACTCGAAAATCTTCAGAAGGATAAAAAAATCCCCATAATTGTCGGAGGCACTGGTCTTTATATAAAAGCAATGACAAGAGGGATTTTTAAAGGCCCTTCTGCAGATTGGGATTTGCGGAATAAACTCCTTGAGATAGATAAGGGATTGCCGGGATACTTATACGAATATCTGAAATCCCTTGATCCTGTGGCTGCCTCAAAGATAATGCCGGCAGACACGAGGAGGATTATAAGGGCATTGGAGGTTTGCTTAAAGACTAACAGTGTAATATCAGAAATGCATCAGCTATTAACCCAGCCATTGCCTTATGAATTTATAAAAATAGGCATTACACGGGACAGGAAAGAACTTTACAGGATGATCGAGCAAAGAGTTGATAAGATGATTAATGCAGGGCTTGTTGATGAGGTAAAAAATGTAATTCAGATGATCAAAGAACATTTTTCGAGGTCCGGACTTAACTCCTCACTATCTTCTATGCAGGCCATCGGATATAAAGAAATTGCAGCACATCTCGACGGAGAGTTAAGTTTAGATGAAGCCATTACACTTATCAAAAAAAGATCAAAAAATTATGCAAAGAGGCAGTTTACATGGTTCAAAAAAGAGGATGACATTAAATGGATAAATGCAACAGGAATACAGGACCCTTCTGAAATGTTCAAAAAGGTGCTACAATTTATACATGCCTGA
- a CDS encoding DUF72 domain-containing protein gives MPEIRIGCSGFNYWDWKENFYPTDLPQRKWFEYYCTVFSTVELNVTFYRLPLAKTFDRWCRETPEDFIFSLKGSRFITHIKKLVDTEQPLELFFERALRLKEKLRVVLWQFSPNFKIDIERLHNFLELLKEYPVRSTLEFRHESWITDTVINLCKEHNVSLCMADWPEFLYDLPVTSDFIYIRRHGEGGSYATCYSNAELKKDAKRIKNYLKDGKDVFIYFNNDYHGYAPKNAKELMKMVR, from the coding sequence ATGCCTGAAATAAGAATAGGGTGCAGTGGATTTAATTACTGGGACTGGAAGGAAAACTTCTATCCTACTGATTTGCCTCAAAGGAAATGGTTTGAATATTACTGCACTGTCTTTAGTACAGTTGAGCTAAATGTAACATTTTACAGACTTCCACTCGCAAAGACATTTGATAGATGGTGCAGAGAAACACCAGAGGATTTTATTTTTTCACTGAAAGGCAGCAGATTTATCACTCATATAAAAAAGCTTGTAGATACTGAACAACCTCTGGAATTATTCTTTGAAAGGGCTTTGAGATTAAAGGAAAAATTAAGGGTTGTCCTCTGGCAATTTTCTCCTAATTTTAAAATCGATATTGAACGACTGCACAACTTCCTTGAGCTGCTTAAAGAATATCCAGTTAGAAGCACCCTTGAATTCAGACATGAAAGCTGGATAACTGATACGGTTATCAACCTTTGCAAAGAACATAATGTAAGTTTGTGCATGGCTGATTGGCCTGAGTTCCTTTATGACCTCCCTGTTACTTCTGACTTTATTTATATAAGAAGGCATGGGGAAGGTGGAAGTTATGCTACATGTTATTCGAATGCTGAACTTAAAAAAGATGCAAAAAGAATAAAAAACTATCTTAAAGATGGAAAGGATGTATTTATTTATTTCAATAATGACTACCATGGTTATGCACCAAAGAATGCGAAGGAGTTAATGAAGATGGTGAGATGA